A region of Paralichthys olivaceus isolate ysfri-2021 chromosome 24, ASM2471397v2, whole genome shotgun sequence DNA encodes the following proteins:
- the LOC109640196 gene encoding abl interactor 2-like isoform X17 codes for MAELQMLLEEEIPAGRSALLDSFTNLERVAEYCESNYVQSPDKQRALEETKNYTTQSLASVAYLINTLANNVLQMLDIQASQLRRMESSINHISQTVDIHKEKVARREIGILTTNKNTSRTHKIIAPANPERPVRYIRKPIDYSLLDDMGHGVKWLQRFKASAQNMKAGGGALPRTNPPTQKPPSPPMTGKGTLGSGSSGGSHPSSSRSSSRENSGSGSVGIPIAVPTPAPPNAFPGAPQFYSMNRPAQQQNPQVGGSLPYRRPSSVTGQPNMAQSQLNGGPHFAQNQAGPLAPPPPSMQITPQLPLMGFVARVQETISDAPPPPPPSEEPVFEEPTPPPPPPEDYEDEEDEEESAVVEYSDPYAEEDPPWAPRSYLEKVVAIYDYSRDKEDELSFQEGAIIYVIKKNDDGWYEGVMNSTTGLFPGNYVESIMHYAD; via the exons ATGGCGGAGCTACAAATGCTACTGGAAGAGGAGATTCCAGCCGGACGAAGCGCGCTACTGGACAGTTTCACCAATTTGGAAAGAGTCGCGGAGTACTGCGAGAGCAACTATGTCCAG TCTCCGGACAAACAGAGGGCGCTGGAAGAGACTAAGAACTACACCACCCAGTCTCTGGCCAGCGTAGCCTACCTGATCAACACGCTGGCCAACAATGTCCTGCAGATGCTGGACATCCAGGCCTCGCAGCTCCGCCGCATGGAGTCCTCCATCAACCACATCTCACAG ACGGTGGACATCCACAAAGAGAAAGTAGCACGGCGGGAGATTGGCATCCTCACCACCAACAAGAACACATCCCGCACACACAAAATCATCGCCCCAGCTAATCCTGAGAGGCCTGTGCGCTACATCCGCAAGCCCATCGACTACAGCCTGTTAGACGACATGGGTCATGGAGTCAAG TGGTTGCAAAGGTTTAAG GCCAGCGCTCAGAACATGAAGGCCGGAGGAGGCGCACTCCCTCGCACCAACCCCCCCACACAGAAGCCCCCCAGCCCGCCTATGACAGGCAAAGGGACCCTTGG CAGTGGGAGCAGCGGAGGCAGCCACCCCAGCAGCAGTCGCAGCAGCAGCCGGGAGAACAGCGGCAGTGGCAGCGTGGGCATACCCATCGCTGTGCCGACCCCAGCCCCACCCAACGCCTTCCCAG GTGCGCCTCAGTTCTACAGCATGAACCGCCCAGCGCAGCAGCAGAACCCGCAGGTGGGAGGTTCCCTTCCATACCGCCGACCTTCGTCTGTCACCGGTCAGCCCAACATGGCCCAGAGCCAGCTCAACGGTGGACCACACTTCGCCCAGAACCAAG CCGGCCCGCTCgcgccccctcccccctccatgCAGATCACCCCGCAACTGCCTCTGATGGGCTTTGTGGCCCGAGTTCAGGAGACTA TCTCAGACGCACCGCCCCCACCTCCGCCTTCCGAAGAGCCGGTGTTTGAGGAGCCTACGCCTCCGCCACCGCCGCCAGAGGACTacgaggatgaggaggacgaagaggagtCGGCGGTGGTGGAGTACAGCGACCCGTACGCCGAGGAGGACCCGCCCTGGGCCCCACGCAGCTACCTGGAGAAAG TGGTGGCCATCTACGACTACAGCCGCGACAAAGAGGACGAGCTTTCGTTCCAGGAGGGCGCCATCATCTACGTGATCAAGAAGAACGACGACGGCTGGTACGAGGGCGTGATGAACAGCACCACGGGTCTCTTCCCCGGCAACTACGTCGAGTCCATCATGCACTACGCCGACTGA
- the LOC109640196 gene encoding abl interactor 2-like isoform X10 yields MAELQMLLEEEIPAGRSALLDSFTNLERVAEYCESNYVQSPDKQRALEETKNYTTQSLASVAYLINTLANNVLQMLDIQASQLRRMESSINHISQTVDIHKEKVARREIGILTTNKNTSRTHKIIAPANPERPVRYIRKPIDYSLLDDMGHGVKWLQRFKASAQNMKAGGGALPRTNPPTQKPPSPPMTGKGTLGRHSPYRTLEPVRPPVVPNDYVSSPTRNMAPPQQSPARTASVNQRNRTYSSGSSGGSHPSSSRSSSRENSGSGSVGIPIAVPTPAPPNAFPGAPQFYSMNRPAQQQNPQVGGSLPYRRPSSVTGQPNMAQSQLNGGPHFAQNQAGPLAPPPPSMQITPQLPLMGFVARVQETISDAPPPPPPSEEPVFEEPTPPPPPPEDYEDEEDEEESAVVEYSDPYAEEDPPWAPRSYLEKVVAIYDYSRDKEDELSFQEGAIIYVIKKNDDGWYEGVMNSTTGLFPGNYVESIMHYAD; encoded by the exons ATGGCGGAGCTACAAATGCTACTGGAAGAGGAGATTCCAGCCGGACGAAGCGCGCTACTGGACAGTTTCACCAATTTGGAAAGAGTCGCGGAGTACTGCGAGAGCAACTATGTCCAG TCTCCGGACAAACAGAGGGCGCTGGAAGAGACTAAGAACTACACCACCCAGTCTCTGGCCAGCGTAGCCTACCTGATCAACACGCTGGCCAACAATGTCCTGCAGATGCTGGACATCCAGGCCTCGCAGCTCCGCCGCATGGAGTCCTCCATCAACCACATCTCACAG ACGGTGGACATCCACAAAGAGAAAGTAGCACGGCGGGAGATTGGCATCCTCACCACCAACAAGAACACATCCCGCACACACAAAATCATCGCCCCAGCTAATCCTGAGAGGCCTGTGCGCTACATCCGCAAGCCCATCGACTACAGCCTGTTAGACGACATGGGTCATGGAGTCAAG TGGTTGCAAAGGTTTAAG GCCAGCGCTCAGAACATGAAGGCCGGAGGAGGCGCACTCCCTCGCACCAACCCCCCCACACAGAAGCCCCCCAGCCCGCCTATGACAGGCAAAGGGACCCTTGG GCGCCACTCCCCCTATAGGACACTCGAGCCGGTGCGTCCACCCGTTGTCCCTAACGACTACGTCTCAAGCCCGACGCGCAACATGGCGCCCCCCCAGCAGAGCCCTGCACGCACTGCATCTGTTAATCAGAGGAACCGCACGTACAG CAGTGGGAGCAGCGGAGGCAGCCACCCCAGCAGCAGTCGCAGCAGCAGCCGGGAGAACAGCGGCAGTGGCAGCGTGGGCATACCCATCGCTGTGCCGACCCCAGCCCCACCCAACGCCTTCCCAG GTGCGCCTCAGTTCTACAGCATGAACCGCCCAGCGCAGCAGCAGAACCCGCAGGTGGGAGGTTCCCTTCCATACCGCCGACCTTCGTCTGTCACCGGTCAGCCCAACATGGCCCAGAGCCAGCTCAACGGTGGACCACACTTCGCCCAGAACCAAG CCGGCCCGCTCgcgccccctcccccctccatgCAGATCACCCCGCAACTGCCTCTGATGGGCTTTGTGGCCCGAGTTCAGGAGACTA TCTCAGACGCACCGCCCCCACCTCCGCCTTCCGAAGAGCCGGTGTTTGAGGAGCCTACGCCTCCGCCACCGCCGCCAGAGGACTacgaggatgaggaggacgaagaggagtCGGCGGTGGTGGAGTACAGCGACCCGTACGCCGAGGAGGACCCGCCCTGGGCCCCACGCAGCTACCTGGAGAAAG TGGTGGCCATCTACGACTACAGCCGCGACAAAGAGGACGAGCTTTCGTTCCAGGAGGGCGCCATCATCTACGTGATCAAGAAGAACGACGACGGCTGGTACGAGGGCGTGATGAACAGCACCACGGGTCTCTTCCCCGGCAACTACGTCGAGTCCATCATGCACTACGCCGACTGA
- the LOC109640196 gene encoding abl interactor 2-like isoform X15: protein MAELQMLLEEEIPAGRSALLDSFTNLERVAEYCESNYVQSPDKQRALEETKNYTTQSLASVAYLINTLANNVLQMLDIQASQLRRMESSINHISQTVDIHKEKVARREIGILTTNKNTSRTHKIIAPANPERPVRYIRKPIDYSLLDDMGHGVKASAQNMKAGGGALPRTNPPTQKPPSPPMTGKGTLGRHSPYRTLEPVRPPVVPNDYVSSPTRNMAPPQQSPARTASVNQRNRTYSSGSSGGSHPSSSRSSSRENSGSGSVGIPIAVPTPAPPNAFPGAPQFYSMNRPAQQQNPQVGGSLPYRRPSSVTGQPNMAQSQLNGGPHFAQNQVSDAPPPPPPSEEPVFEEPTPPPPPPEDYEDEEDEEESAVVEYSDPYAEEDPPWAPRSYLEKVVAIYDYSRDKEDELSFQEGAIIYVIKKNDDGWYEGVMNSTTGLFPGNYVESIMHYAD, encoded by the exons ATGGCGGAGCTACAAATGCTACTGGAAGAGGAGATTCCAGCCGGACGAAGCGCGCTACTGGACAGTTTCACCAATTTGGAAAGAGTCGCGGAGTACTGCGAGAGCAACTATGTCCAG TCTCCGGACAAACAGAGGGCGCTGGAAGAGACTAAGAACTACACCACCCAGTCTCTGGCCAGCGTAGCCTACCTGATCAACACGCTGGCCAACAATGTCCTGCAGATGCTGGACATCCAGGCCTCGCAGCTCCGCCGCATGGAGTCCTCCATCAACCACATCTCACAG ACGGTGGACATCCACAAAGAGAAAGTAGCACGGCGGGAGATTGGCATCCTCACCACCAACAAGAACACATCCCGCACACACAAAATCATCGCCCCAGCTAATCCTGAGAGGCCTGTGCGCTACATCCGCAAGCCCATCGACTACAGCCTGTTAGACGACATGGGTCATGGAGTCAAG GCCAGCGCTCAGAACATGAAGGCCGGAGGAGGCGCACTCCCTCGCACCAACCCCCCCACACAGAAGCCCCCCAGCCCGCCTATGACAGGCAAAGGGACCCTTGG GCGCCACTCCCCCTATAGGACACTCGAGCCGGTGCGTCCACCCGTTGTCCCTAACGACTACGTCTCAAGCCCGACGCGCAACATGGCGCCCCCCCAGCAGAGCCCTGCACGCACTGCATCTGTTAATCAGAGGAACCGCACGTACAG CAGTGGGAGCAGCGGAGGCAGCCACCCCAGCAGCAGTCGCAGCAGCAGCCGGGAGAACAGCGGCAGTGGCAGCGTGGGCATACCCATCGCTGTGCCGACCCCAGCCCCACCCAACGCCTTCCCAG GTGCGCCTCAGTTCTACAGCATGAACCGCCCAGCGCAGCAGCAGAACCCGCAGGTGGGAGGTTCCCTTCCATACCGCCGACCTTCGTCTGTCACCGGTCAGCCCAACATGGCCCAGAGCCAGCTCAACGGTGGACCACACTTCGCCCAGAACCAAG TCTCAGACGCACCGCCCCCACCTCCGCCTTCCGAAGAGCCGGTGTTTGAGGAGCCTACGCCTCCGCCACCGCCGCCAGAGGACTacgaggatgaggaggacgaagaggagtCGGCGGTGGTGGAGTACAGCGACCCGTACGCCGAGGAGGACCCGCCCTGGGCCCCACGCAGCTACCTGGAGAAAG TGGTGGCCATCTACGACTACAGCCGCGACAAAGAGGACGAGCTTTCGTTCCAGGAGGGCGCCATCATCTACGTGATCAAGAAGAACGACGACGGCTGGTACGAGGGCGTGATGAACAGCACCACGGGTCTCTTCCCCGGCAACTACGTCGAGTCCATCATGCACTACGCCGACTGA
- the LOC109640196 gene encoding abl interactor 2-like isoform X12: protein MAELQMLLEEEIPAGRSALLDSFTNLERVAEYCESNYVQSPDKQRALEETKNYTTQSLASVAYLINTLANNVLQMLDIQASQLRRMESSINHISQTVDIHKEKVARREIGILTTNKNTSRTHKIIAPANPERPVRYIRKPIDYSLLDDMGHGVKASAQNMKAGGGALPRTNPPTQKPPSPPMTGKGTLGRHSPYRTLEPVRPPVVPNDYVSSPTRNMAPPQQSPARTASVNQRNRTYSSGSSGGSHPSSSRSSSRENSGSGSVGIPIAVPTPAPPNAFPGAPQFYSMNRPAQQQNPQVGGSLPYRRPSSVTGQPNMAQSQLNGGPHFAQNQAGPLAPPPPSMQITPQLPLMGFVARVQETISDAPPPPPPSEEPVFEEPTPPPPPPEDYEDEEDEEESAVVEYSDPYAEEDPPWAPRSYLEKVVAIYDYSRDKEDELSFQEGAIIYVIKKNDDGWYEGVMNSTTGLFPGNYVESIMHYAD from the exons ATGGCGGAGCTACAAATGCTACTGGAAGAGGAGATTCCAGCCGGACGAAGCGCGCTACTGGACAGTTTCACCAATTTGGAAAGAGTCGCGGAGTACTGCGAGAGCAACTATGTCCAG TCTCCGGACAAACAGAGGGCGCTGGAAGAGACTAAGAACTACACCACCCAGTCTCTGGCCAGCGTAGCCTACCTGATCAACACGCTGGCCAACAATGTCCTGCAGATGCTGGACATCCAGGCCTCGCAGCTCCGCCGCATGGAGTCCTCCATCAACCACATCTCACAG ACGGTGGACATCCACAAAGAGAAAGTAGCACGGCGGGAGATTGGCATCCTCACCACCAACAAGAACACATCCCGCACACACAAAATCATCGCCCCAGCTAATCCTGAGAGGCCTGTGCGCTACATCCGCAAGCCCATCGACTACAGCCTGTTAGACGACATGGGTCATGGAGTCAAG GCCAGCGCTCAGAACATGAAGGCCGGAGGAGGCGCACTCCCTCGCACCAACCCCCCCACACAGAAGCCCCCCAGCCCGCCTATGACAGGCAAAGGGACCCTTGG GCGCCACTCCCCCTATAGGACACTCGAGCCGGTGCGTCCACCCGTTGTCCCTAACGACTACGTCTCAAGCCCGACGCGCAACATGGCGCCCCCCCAGCAGAGCCCTGCACGCACTGCATCTGTTAATCAGAGGAACCGCACGTACAG CAGTGGGAGCAGCGGAGGCAGCCACCCCAGCAGCAGTCGCAGCAGCAGCCGGGAGAACAGCGGCAGTGGCAGCGTGGGCATACCCATCGCTGTGCCGACCCCAGCCCCACCCAACGCCTTCCCAG GTGCGCCTCAGTTCTACAGCATGAACCGCCCAGCGCAGCAGCAGAACCCGCAGGTGGGAGGTTCCCTTCCATACCGCCGACCTTCGTCTGTCACCGGTCAGCCCAACATGGCCCAGAGCCAGCTCAACGGTGGACCACACTTCGCCCAGAACCAAG CCGGCCCGCTCgcgccccctcccccctccatgCAGATCACCCCGCAACTGCCTCTGATGGGCTTTGTGGCCCGAGTTCAGGAGACTA TCTCAGACGCACCGCCCCCACCTCCGCCTTCCGAAGAGCCGGTGTTTGAGGAGCCTACGCCTCCGCCACCGCCGCCAGAGGACTacgaggatgaggaggacgaagaggagtCGGCGGTGGTGGAGTACAGCGACCCGTACGCCGAGGAGGACCCGCCCTGGGCCCCACGCAGCTACCTGGAGAAAG TGGTGGCCATCTACGACTACAGCCGCGACAAAGAGGACGAGCTTTCGTTCCAGGAGGGCGCCATCATCTACGTGATCAAGAAGAACGACGACGGCTGGTACGAGGGCGTGATGAACAGCACCACGGGTCTCTTCCCCGGCAACTACGTCGAGTCCATCATGCACTACGCCGACTGA
- the LOC109640196 gene encoding abl interactor 2-like isoform X14 — MAELQMLLEEEIPAGRSALLDSFTNLERVAEYCESNYVQSPDKQRALEETKNYTTQSLASVAYLINTLANNVLQMLDIQASQLRRMESSINHISQTVDIHKEKVARREIGILTTNKNTSRTHKIIAPANPERPVRYIRKPIDYSLLDDMGHGVKWLQRFKASAQNMKAGGGALPRTNPPTQKPPSPPMTGKGTLGRHSPYRTLEPVRPPVVPNDYVSSPTRNMAPPQQSPARTASVNQRNRTYSSGSSGGSHPSSSRSSSRENSGSGSVGIPIAVPTPAPPNAFPGAPQFYSMNRPAQQQNPQVGGSLPYRRPSSVTGQPNMAQSQLNGGPHFAQNQVSDAPPPPPPSEEPVFEEPTPPPPPPEDYEDEEDEEESAVVEYSDPYAEEDPPWAPRSYLEKVVAIYDYSRDKEDELSFQEGAIIYVIKKNDDGWYEGVMNSTTGLFPGNYVESIMHYAD; from the exons ATGGCGGAGCTACAAATGCTACTGGAAGAGGAGATTCCAGCCGGACGAAGCGCGCTACTGGACAGTTTCACCAATTTGGAAAGAGTCGCGGAGTACTGCGAGAGCAACTATGTCCAG TCTCCGGACAAACAGAGGGCGCTGGAAGAGACTAAGAACTACACCACCCAGTCTCTGGCCAGCGTAGCCTACCTGATCAACACGCTGGCCAACAATGTCCTGCAGATGCTGGACATCCAGGCCTCGCAGCTCCGCCGCATGGAGTCCTCCATCAACCACATCTCACAG ACGGTGGACATCCACAAAGAGAAAGTAGCACGGCGGGAGATTGGCATCCTCACCACCAACAAGAACACATCCCGCACACACAAAATCATCGCCCCAGCTAATCCTGAGAGGCCTGTGCGCTACATCCGCAAGCCCATCGACTACAGCCTGTTAGACGACATGGGTCATGGAGTCAAG TGGTTGCAAAGGTTTAAG GCCAGCGCTCAGAACATGAAGGCCGGAGGAGGCGCACTCCCTCGCACCAACCCCCCCACACAGAAGCCCCCCAGCCCGCCTATGACAGGCAAAGGGACCCTTGG GCGCCACTCCCCCTATAGGACACTCGAGCCGGTGCGTCCACCCGTTGTCCCTAACGACTACGTCTCAAGCCCGACGCGCAACATGGCGCCCCCCCAGCAGAGCCCTGCACGCACTGCATCTGTTAATCAGAGGAACCGCACGTACAG CAGTGGGAGCAGCGGAGGCAGCCACCCCAGCAGCAGTCGCAGCAGCAGCCGGGAGAACAGCGGCAGTGGCAGCGTGGGCATACCCATCGCTGTGCCGACCCCAGCCCCACCCAACGCCTTCCCAG GTGCGCCTCAGTTCTACAGCATGAACCGCCCAGCGCAGCAGCAGAACCCGCAGGTGGGAGGTTCCCTTCCATACCGCCGACCTTCGTCTGTCACCGGTCAGCCCAACATGGCCCAGAGCCAGCTCAACGGTGGACCACACTTCGCCCAGAACCAAG TCTCAGACGCACCGCCCCCACCTCCGCCTTCCGAAGAGCCGGTGTTTGAGGAGCCTACGCCTCCGCCACCGCCGCCAGAGGACTacgaggatgaggaggacgaagaggagtCGGCGGTGGTGGAGTACAGCGACCCGTACGCCGAGGAGGACCCGCCCTGGGCCCCACGCAGCTACCTGGAGAAAG TGGTGGCCATCTACGACTACAGCCGCGACAAAGAGGACGAGCTTTCGTTCCAGGAGGGCGCCATCATCTACGTGATCAAGAAGAACGACGACGGCTGGTACGAGGGCGTGATGAACAGCACCACGGGTCTCTTCCCCGGCAACTACGTCGAGTCCATCATGCACTACGCCGACTGA
- the LOC109640196 gene encoding abl interactor 2-like isoform X18, protein MAELQMLLEEEIPAGRSALLDSFTNLERVAEYCESNYVQSPDKQRALEETKNYTTQSLASVAYLINTLANNVLQMLDIQASQLRRMESSINHISQTVDIHKEKVARREIGILTTNKNTSRTHKIIAPANPERPVRYIRKPIDYSLLDDMGHGVKASAQNMKAGGGALPRTNPPTQKPPSPPMTGKGTLGSGSSGGSHPSSSRSSSRENSGSGSVGIPIAVPTPAPPNAFPGAPQFYSMNRPAQQQNPQVGGSLPYRRPSSVTGQPNMAQSQLNGGPHFAQNQVSDAPPPPPPSEEPVFEEPTPPPPPPEDYEDEEDEEESAVVEYSDPYAEEDPPWAPRSYLEKVVAIYDYSRDKEDELSFQEGAIIYVIKKNDDGWYEGVMNSTTGLFPGNYVESIMHYAD, encoded by the exons ATGGCGGAGCTACAAATGCTACTGGAAGAGGAGATTCCAGCCGGACGAAGCGCGCTACTGGACAGTTTCACCAATTTGGAAAGAGTCGCGGAGTACTGCGAGAGCAACTATGTCCAG TCTCCGGACAAACAGAGGGCGCTGGAAGAGACTAAGAACTACACCACCCAGTCTCTGGCCAGCGTAGCCTACCTGATCAACACGCTGGCCAACAATGTCCTGCAGATGCTGGACATCCAGGCCTCGCAGCTCCGCCGCATGGAGTCCTCCATCAACCACATCTCACAG ACGGTGGACATCCACAAAGAGAAAGTAGCACGGCGGGAGATTGGCATCCTCACCACCAACAAGAACACATCCCGCACACACAAAATCATCGCCCCAGCTAATCCTGAGAGGCCTGTGCGCTACATCCGCAAGCCCATCGACTACAGCCTGTTAGACGACATGGGTCATGGAGTCAAG GCCAGCGCTCAGAACATGAAGGCCGGAGGAGGCGCACTCCCTCGCACCAACCCCCCCACACAGAAGCCCCCCAGCCCGCCTATGACAGGCAAAGGGACCCTTGG CAGTGGGAGCAGCGGAGGCAGCCACCCCAGCAGCAGTCGCAGCAGCAGCCGGGAGAACAGCGGCAGTGGCAGCGTGGGCATACCCATCGCTGTGCCGACCCCAGCCCCACCCAACGCCTTCCCAG GTGCGCCTCAGTTCTACAGCATGAACCGCCCAGCGCAGCAGCAGAACCCGCAGGTGGGAGGTTCCCTTCCATACCGCCGACCTTCGTCTGTCACCGGTCAGCCCAACATGGCCCAGAGCCAGCTCAACGGTGGACCACACTTCGCCCAGAACCAAG TCTCAGACGCACCGCCCCCACCTCCGCCTTCCGAAGAGCCGGTGTTTGAGGAGCCTACGCCTCCGCCACCGCCGCCAGAGGACTacgaggatgaggaggacgaagaggagtCGGCGGTGGTGGAGTACAGCGACCCGTACGCCGAGGAGGACCCGCCCTGGGCCCCACGCAGCTACCTGGAGAAAG TGGTGGCCATCTACGACTACAGCCGCGACAAAGAGGACGAGCTTTCGTTCCAGGAGGGCGCCATCATCTACGTGATCAAGAAGAACGACGACGGCTGGTACGAGGGCGTGATGAACAGCACCACGGGTCTCTTCCCCGGCAACTACGTCGAGTCCATCATGCACTACGCCGACTGA
- the LOC109640196 gene encoding abl interactor 2-like isoform X3, with amino-acid sequence MAELQMLLEEEIPAGRSALLDSFTNLERVAEYCESNYVQSPDKQRALEETKNYTTQSLASVAYLINTLANNVLQMLDIQASQLRRMESSINHISQTVDIHKEKVARREIGILTTNKNTSRTHKIIAPANPERPVRYIRKPIDYSLLDDMGHGVKASAQNMKAGGGALPRTNPPTQKPPSPPMTGKGTLGRHSPYRTLEPVRPPVVPNDYVSSPTRNMAPPQQSPARTASVNQRNRTYSSGSSGGSHPSSSRSSSRENSGSGSVGIPIAVPTPAPPNAFPVPVPSNPTKPPSNTPTSATTPGPPGPSALDSPPQAPNPPVEIPPVPPPPPQLPTSAAPTGTGPTTFGNPAQGAPQFYSMNRPAQQQNPQVGGSLPYRRPSSVTGQPNMAQSQLNGGPHFAQNQAGPLAPPPPSMQITPQLPLMGFVARVQETISDAPPPPPPSEEPVFEEPTPPPPPPEDYEDEEDEEESAVVEYSDPYAEEDPPWAPRSYLEKVVAIYDYSRDKEDELSFQEGAIIYVIKKNDDGWYEGVMNSTTGLFPGNYVESIMHYAD; translated from the exons ATGGCGGAGCTACAAATGCTACTGGAAGAGGAGATTCCAGCCGGACGAAGCGCGCTACTGGACAGTTTCACCAATTTGGAAAGAGTCGCGGAGTACTGCGAGAGCAACTATGTCCAG TCTCCGGACAAACAGAGGGCGCTGGAAGAGACTAAGAACTACACCACCCAGTCTCTGGCCAGCGTAGCCTACCTGATCAACACGCTGGCCAACAATGTCCTGCAGATGCTGGACATCCAGGCCTCGCAGCTCCGCCGCATGGAGTCCTCCATCAACCACATCTCACAG ACGGTGGACATCCACAAAGAGAAAGTAGCACGGCGGGAGATTGGCATCCTCACCACCAACAAGAACACATCCCGCACACACAAAATCATCGCCCCAGCTAATCCTGAGAGGCCTGTGCGCTACATCCGCAAGCCCATCGACTACAGCCTGTTAGACGACATGGGTCATGGAGTCAAG GCCAGCGCTCAGAACATGAAGGCCGGAGGAGGCGCACTCCCTCGCACCAACCCCCCCACACAGAAGCCCCCCAGCCCGCCTATGACAGGCAAAGGGACCCTTGG GCGCCACTCCCCCTATAGGACACTCGAGCCGGTGCGTCCACCCGTTGTCCCTAACGACTACGTCTCAAGCCCGACGCGCAACATGGCGCCCCCCCAGCAGAGCCCTGCACGCACTGCATCTGTTAATCAGAGGAACCGCACGTACAG CAGTGGGAGCAGCGGAGGCAGCCACCCCAGCAGCAGTCGCAGCAGCAGCCGGGAGAACAGCGGCAGTGGCAGCGTGGGCATACCCATCGCTGTGCCGACCCCAGCCCCACCCAACGCCTTCCCAG TCCCTGTCCCATCCAACCCCACCAAACCTCCCTCCAACACCCCCACCTCTGCCACAACCCCTGGTCCCCCAGGGCCTTCTGCCCTAGACAGCCCCCCGCAGGCCCCCAACCCACCTGTAGAGATCCCGCCTGTaccaccaccccctccccaGCTCCCTACCTCTGCGGCTCCCACTGGCACAGGCCCCACCACTTTCGGCAACCCTGCACAAG GTGCGCCTCAGTTCTACAGCATGAACCGCCCAGCGCAGCAGCAGAACCCGCAGGTGGGAGGTTCCCTTCCATACCGCCGACCTTCGTCTGTCACCGGTCAGCCCAACATGGCCCAGAGCCAGCTCAACGGTGGACCACACTTCGCCCAGAACCAAG CCGGCCCGCTCgcgccccctcccccctccatgCAGATCACCCCGCAACTGCCTCTGATGGGCTTTGTGGCCCGAGTTCAGGAGACTA TCTCAGACGCACCGCCCCCACCTCCGCCTTCCGAAGAGCCGGTGTTTGAGGAGCCTACGCCTCCGCCACCGCCGCCAGAGGACTacgaggatgaggaggacgaagaggagtCGGCGGTGGTGGAGTACAGCGACCCGTACGCCGAGGAGGACCCGCCCTGGGCCCCACGCAGCTACCTGGAGAAAG TGGTGGCCATCTACGACTACAGCCGCGACAAAGAGGACGAGCTTTCGTTCCAGGAGGGCGCCATCATCTACGTGATCAAGAAGAACGACGACGGCTGGTACGAGGGCGTGATGAACAGCACCACGGGTCTCTTCCCCGGCAACTACGTCGAGTCCATCATGCACTACGCCGACTGA